The genomic window ACTCTTTTGGATTTGGTGGTTAACAACTGGTTGTACATGATCAATTTACAACCAGTTATCAAATATCAAATATGGTAAACCTGTGtagcataaaataaatgatatagagctagatcaatttacaaccacaccctcttagtatctctctacgaggttcacccgaaaatatgtagtacaattaattaaggttgtgatacatggttgatgaatggataatttcatagtttcatgaatcctgatcgattgcttatctgacatgtggtgctcgttatgtggctggaccctgatatcgtgtggcctacgttatccttatcttcgtgactgatgaagactaagcatctggattaagctgggccaagtttctttgtccactactccccaagttaatatcaggtattaaatcaaattaattatgaattaatttttcaaaaattatattgcatcgaaacatagacccgtcttttgattaatgtacatattctattatatccgtacatttatttatttttgtacggataaaagaattatgtacattgatcaattgattgtccagtatggacagtttggaaaatgtgagtaattctataggtcattaccataatcaaatggtatgctgagaggttcgaaaaaaatttcggatggtattttccttttgttcttcctatacggaagaactaagggaaaatactgccgaaatttttttcggctcttgttgcatatcatttgatttttgtaattgacctatagaattaatacattttctgaatgggataggaccttctttacctattagttgatgatagtaagcatttactatgtaaactttatgtagttgttatttttttggattttatgaaatgactgatattttttactcattgcattaaatatagattgtataatttttttttatttttagataaattgcaagttcggtcagttttatcctacaatggacaaaagttggataaataaaccaaggaatagtaaagaatatttagatggagttcatgacttcattaaatttggtatggagaaaagtagtttgaatggaaagattttatgtccatgtcggaaatgtgtaaatagttcttctttagatccacaaaatgttgaagaacatttggtatggaatgattttttaagaggttataccgactggatttttcatggagaatctatgttgccatcatcatgtaaccaacccctgactcattgcggatccactagcctagaagacaattctgcaagagatgatgatataaggggtttgatcacagatgcttttggatttgatgttcaaaatttaggagaatccagtagtatacaagaaacagttgggatgtttgatggatgtacgcataccgaacgtatgcatgttgaggagcccatacatacatctaatgatgagacagctcgttatcacaccttaatgaaagatgcagacgaagaattatatccgggttgtacaaaattttctaagatttcttttcttgttcatttatttcatatcaaatatttgaatggatggtctggaaagagttttaccatgctgctcaagttattaaaggatgcatttccagaaagcactcgtttaccaccatcatattatgaagccaagaaagtagtaaaggaattggatcttggatacgaaaagattcatagttgtccgaaagattgtatgttatatcggggtgaaaacgctaatcaagagtcatgcaatgtatgtagatcttcaagatggataacacaaaaagaagatcgagatgatgtactgaatgaattggatgcaacgcggagtaaaaagaaaccggccaaggtattgcgttactttcctcttatacctagattgaaaaggatttatgcatcatcaaaaacagcttcatcaatgagatggcatcatgaaggacgtacaaaggatggaatgttgagacatccagcagatagtcttcaatggaaagcatttgatgatagacatcctgattttgcctctgatgttcgcagtgttaggtttggcttagcttctgatggcttcaatccatttcagaccctgagttctacctacagcacttggccagtcgttttgataccttacaatttgccaccgtggatgtgcatgaaacaatcatcacttatcttgtcaatggttattccaggagataagggtccaggcaatgatattgatatttttctacagcctttgatagaggaattgaaacagttgtgggagggtgttgatgcatttgatgcttccaacggccaaacatttaaactacggacagcattgttatggactattaatgattttctagcatatgccaatttatctggctggagtacaaagggacgggtcgcatgtccttgttgtggagattcaacacattcaatttggttaaaacatggaggtaaattttattacatgggacatcgtcgatggttggaagcaaatcatccgtttcgatttcaaaaagatttgtttgatggtactatagaattgggatgtgcccctattccaccttctggaactgatgttcatagacaaatggatggcatgaattacagctatggtaagcactcaaagtcctctaaaaaaagaggaaggaatgATGTTGAacgctcagtgcacgaagggttaccagaggaagtcagtatcagtactatagatgcagagttgtttcaagatccagacaattatttcgaggatgaaaatgaggaagacacacagatagcatctacacaacagccaagtaaatatttatggaaaaaacgaagtatcttttttgacttaccttattggaaacataatcttattcggcacaatcttgatgtcatgcatatagagaagaatgtttgcgataatttacttggaacatttttaaaccttgatggaaagagcaaagataacatgaaggcacgtcttgatttaaaagaaatgggtatccgacaggaacttcatcctaaaatgcttgctaatgatagaatttatgtgcctcctgcatgttacacaatgtctgctcgagaaaaggataattttttgagagttttgaaaagtatcaaagtacccgatggatatgcatcgaatatttcacgatgtgtgcatctaaaggatcgaaaactttcaaatcttaaaagtcatgatggtcacatattgatgcaagatatttttccaatagctttaagatcgtcattgccgaaacaagttgttacaattgtacttcgattatcgtcattctttaaggcattatgttccaaagttattgatcctcggaaacttgatcagttagaatcggatattgcaattacactttgccagatgaaaaagatttttcctcctggattttttactattatggtacatctgctcgttcacctagcttcagaagttaaagttggtggaccggtacattatagatggatgtatcctattgagaggtattattacaaaccttaaatcttttgataattttattagaaacaacagcatactgatattttaataaatatttaattcttgaaggtatcttgtgcgtcttaaagattatgtgcgaaatagagcctatcccgaaggctcgattgctgaagcatatattgcggatgaatgtttgacattttgttcaagatatcttcaaggtgtagagactatttttagtcggcctcaacggcataatgactttgtggagaatgcagaactgtataagttcttaactgctggaaaattcttgagaagaggtgaaggtattgtacttgatcaaaaatccttagcacaagcacatcgttatgtgttacttcatagtgacataatatctgaccatcgcaggttagtatatttaaggaatgacatcaaaatttaaattttatattagatataatgttctaaatgatatatttatattttatgcagtgaatttttaatttatcagagacgagccaatcataacattcgtcctaatgcaaggattgaacagcgatggttggtcgagttattccctatgtggctttcgaatcaggtgtgatttatatttaattattggatatattaatttttgatacatatttaatatcagataactcaactgcacttcgtcatatcattttttgttaggtatcaaagatgatggagacaaataagtcagatgaactaatagctcttgctcgaggacctaacaagattgtgaatagatataatggtttcataattaatggctttaaatttcatactagagaacggaagaaatttagaaaaatacagaatagcggtgttatggtggaagcggatgaaaaatcctattatggtgcacttaaagatatctatgagttggattattatggaaaatttaaagtagtactgtttagatatgattggatagacataaactcactaaggggtttgaaacaagatgcaaatggatttacacttgtaaatttttcaaggttgatacacactggtgtgttattgaaggatgacccattcattttttcatctcaagctcgtcaagtattttatgtacaagatgcaaaagataaagattggtttactgtcatcaaaacaaaacctagagacttatatgatatgggaaaccaagtggaggatgatgacgatgacacttatacacaatgtatgccctacaattttgtgccagctgatgatttaaatgatacgacgacgttggttagaacagaattcgaagaaaatactactgcttgattgttattggtaataattatttatgatgtatatattttgcattaattattgtgttattttactccatatattaactgattctaccttttatttatataaatgctaggtgacatcatgcgtcgcaggggacgatatgctggtgtgcagttccagttttcacagacagaggtcgGTACGTCTTCTttagcacagcagcctgaggccagttcagctgcacagcattctgagccctgtccttcatcatcagcacagcacgatcctcctgttcatcagccagatgatgagatacacgtgcagggtatatattgtctttcatgtaaattttttttatttcattttatgtatatttatgatatagttacttttatgtattttttgcagacggatccgggagagtacgccccagacgcggacccacagtagtacgagatgtgtggcagatgcgtgagggcgagaggattgttgtggagtgcaatcaactaggtcagccaattaagaaagctgcctgcttattgacttcatttttggggactgttgctcggaggcctcagctatgtccgttgggctatgcaaaatggaatgacatgcttccaacgtacaaagttgagctcctccgagttatagaggtaatgaattgatgttcatactgtatattaattgttaatcatttatataatttatttcatttaacttttttttttttatagagcaagtttgttctccctccatccactcatgattttgtaatgaagtctctcaaccgcaaatggaaagaatatagagcgcaattgaagaaggactatatgagacagggtatgacagaggaggaggttgctaggaattgtcctcctgatgtaccccctcatcagtggatggagttggttcattattggttctccgagagggcacaggtatattatctgtttattatcttttttttctaaatattttataaaaatattgatttttattatatattgtatatataacaagttctttactttattttacagacttattctgctattggtagagctgcacgagcagctcagtctgttcctcatacatcggggtcgaagagttatgcacgactccgacaggagtttgtatgttccttaaactttcataattaacttttaatttttatgttcaaatatttatataactaatatcattatgtatcgtggaccatgtctgtatcatgatactcatatatttttttaaattatcataattgtttgcttaaaattgaaattatttgtgtaggaggatgagcatgggagggaacccggacaagtggagttttaccggatgactcatactcatcaggatggtacttttgttcgagatgagtcgagagatttatatgtacggtattattaatattatattttttgcaatgatttaaatttaattttgttagctattaatgtataactcttgttttcaaaaaaaatacaggagagggctacatctctcattgcggagcgtgacgacgagtccgcagcatctacgcagcagagccgtatcgagaccGAGgtcttcacagagttgatgggaccagagcgctacggccgagtgaggggttatggagtaggagtcacccccactcagttatctgaggttagtagatatacgcagcatgctgcagcagatgctcaggattcacgcgttcgcagactcgaggcggagatacaggagattagacagagtcgtgccgctgagatggaggagatgcgacagagccgtgccgagatgcaggccatgaggggacagattgatcgccttacatctttattagagatgtatggttcatctcaggtaaacacataatattaaatatatatttttgtattaatttaatgatttatatattttatttatagatatgcaaatcatgcttttgatatattttttgtaggctcctggcatatcaggcacccgtcgagatagcggcacgtcacgtggagacaacgacgaccatccgcctgcagattgatgttattttatttttgttgtatttttatatttatttatattactcttgattgtaatggacgattagtactttatttttatttatataaaatatcgtcttttggtttgattaaattttctatttcagcttgcttttgatgtgaatgatggtgattgtacaggtgtgaatgtgaatgtggtgattgtacatgtttattgtattgtacaggtgatgtgaatgatggtgattgtacaggtgtgaatgtgaatgtggtgattgtacatgtttattgtattgtacaggtgtgatatgatttcgtacaggaatgtattgtattattttttttttaaataatatttatattttttttcctcttaaaacctttaacgacgcttataagcgtcgttaaatttgtattttgcgatgctttaaagcgtcgtaaatttttacattaacgacgcttataagcgtcgttaaatttgtcttttgcgacgctttaaagcgtcgtaaagattTCCATTAACGACGCTTacaagcgtcgttaatgtaaatatttacgacgctttaaagcgtcgttaatgtaaatctttatgacgctttaaagcgtcgttaaaaaataacgacgcttttaaaaagcgtcggcgctattcgtctccactcttacatagtcgacgctttgccgacgcttttcgaagcaTCATAAAGCCaaatagcgacgctttaaagcgtcgttaatgaccataaATAGCGTCATTAATGCCTATTTTTTCTGTAGTGGATGTTTttaccattattagaggatttagattttACTCATAGGCTCAGTTAGGATAGTGCAGCACTAGCTTGCCTGTATAagactatgtgtcggggttctgcGGTAGACCAATCAGAGATCagaggttatcttgtattattgcaAATATGTGatatacaaattttaattttctacatTCTATTATAGCTCTAATTGGGcatatcatatatgattttttttgaattggcagatttgggcatggaagaggataCCGACTATTAGTTTATTATGGAAATAATTACTTGAGATGCCACCAAAGCAGCACGACCCCGATGTTCCATTCAGATTAGACGCATCTTGAGGATATAGGTATACAAATATTAATTCCATTACTTACAACTTACTACTGTTTTTAATCCGATAAAATTCAATTAATGTGAACATAACGTCGAGtaaatggaacgttgcattcgatGTTCACCATGTGTCGATAAAGATAGCACGAGTTTATAGATGTTAGCTAGATATATTGACTAATACACGTAGatgaataattttaatttatatataaatattattttataatattcataGTCTATTAAAAAATGAGCTTACTAATCCgactttatttttaattctatcaatttttgtgggagccatacacAGATCAGATATTATCCATATTACCACAGATTTGCACGGATGGGCATGATATATAGCTTGCTAGGGTGccgcttatttattttgatatggtaAAATGACACCTTCCAGATCATGTGCTACGGTAGTTTGGTCGGATTCAGAACAtctcagagcagtttgataccagccagtggCTTTATCGTATTGATCAATGAGGGAGAGCTCATATTAATTGGCATATCAGACATATACAGTATATCATCATTTGGAATGCACGACGAGATCATATAGTTCATGGTAATCATATATTGAGAGGTCATCCATATACTGAAGACTACATAACTTGGTTTCTTAGCATTACAGTATCGATCATCGGGTAGCCTCGATATGCAGTTTCAGGATACGAGGGtgagagttctactgtgcgtATGTTGATAAGgccttaaaaattatcttatgtcAATCTTATATTCAATTTCAATTCATTAAGTCTTCATTTTACTTCTCATCGTTAatacaaaatattttatataactacattatatctttgttttatgATCTATAATATATTGCTATTTTTTTTGTTATGTATACTAATCGTTTGTCGAATCTTATGTTGAACACTCGTGCTCTATCTACAATTGATGAGGATGAGCGGATTCGGATACTGCAGAAGATTGAAAAATCATATTTAGGGATATTGATGGTGATTGGAGCATCCTATGTGCCAAATATGAGATATACACTATCACCACATATTTCAGATATGTCAGCACCATGTATTCCACAGATGTCATCACCATATGCTGCACATATGCCACTATTTTTTAATCCATATATGCCAGGGCCTTCATCTTCCTACATGTCCCAGATGATAGCATTGGGTCTGAGTTAGCATCATGACTCTTCATCTGAGTGGTCTGATCTTTTTGTTATAGGCCCATCATTAGATCCATATGAGGAGATTAAGGAGGTCACTCAGCTCGTAGATGCTCCAGCAGCACCTATTATTCCTGATATATATATGCTCAGGAGAcgtccactgatataggagaggggCCATCACAGGTGACACAAGAGCATGAGCGATCGTTGAGGAACTTCGTGAGAAGATCCAAGCGATCACAGGCATGACGATGTCCTTGTGggatttagtattttttagatttgtagtactgttgaattttttttgtaaactgtatatttttgttctatcttatattattaattattgtttCTATCAGAGTTTT from Elaeis guineensis isolate ETL-2024a chromosome 9, EG11, whole genome shotgun sequence includes these protein-coding regions:
- the LOC140851440 gene encoding uncharacterized protein, whose amino-acid sequence is MREGERIVVECNQLGQPIKKAACLLTSFLGTVARRPQLCPLGYAKWNDMLPTYKVELLRVIESKFVLPPSTHDFVMKSLNRKWKEYRAQLKKDYMRQGMTEEEVARNCPPDVPPHQWMELVHYWFSERAQTYSAIGRAARAAQSVPHTSGSKSYARLRQEFEDEHGREPGQVEFYRMTHTHQDGTFVRDESRDLYERATSLIAERDDESAASTQQSRIETEVFTELMGPERYGRVRGYGVGVTPTQLSEVSRYTQHAAADAQDSRVRRLEAEIQEIRQSRAAEMEEMRQSRAEMQAMRGQIDRLTSLLEMYGSSQAPGISGTRRDSGTSRGDNDDHPPAD